From Denitrovibrio acetiphilus DSM 12809, the proteins below share one genomic window:
- a CDS encoding outer membrane protein assembly factor BamD, whose amino-acid sequence MRKTVLLIMICVLTFAGCAKKAPNQMTAEESMKTGMTYFKKGNYEKAVTYFENTLMEAETPEMAAKAQLFLADSYFLDKKYVEAIPAYELFLEIYGETEDANTAMLRLGLSHYAQIDTIDRDMSAAEGALNAFTKLRDKSPAFAREFELNKKIVELRSMLAERELYVAKFYFRIKEPDSAEGRLKYLISNYSDTASYDEALYMYANWLADKKGREAEAVKYYRKLIDERPNSKYVVDVVRELTSLLANITTQMEEKGEK is encoded by the coding sequence ATGAGAAAGACCGTTTTACTGATTATGATCTGCGTACTCACATTTGCCGGCTGTGCAAAGAAAGCACCAAATCAGATGACAGCAGAAGAGAGTATGAAGACTGGTATGACATACTTTAAAAAGGGAAATTACGAGAAAGCTGTTACCTATTTTGAAAATACTCTGATGGAAGCCGAAACACCTGAAATGGCTGCCAAAGCGCAGCTTTTCCTTGCGGACTCATATTTTCTTGATAAAAAATATGTTGAAGCAATACCTGCCTATGAGCTGTTTCTTGAGATATACGGCGAGACAGAGGATGCAAACACCGCTATGCTTCGCCTTGGGCTTTCACATTACGCTCAGATAGACACTATCGACCGAGACATGTCGGCCGCTGAGGGTGCGCTTAATGCTTTTACAAAGCTTCGTGACAAGTCTCCTGCGTTCGCCAGAGAGTTTGAACTGAATAAAAAAATCGTTGAGCTTCGCAGTATGCTTGCCGAACGTGAGCTTTATGTGGCTAAGTTTTACTTCAGGATAAAAGAGCCTGACTCGGCGGAAGGACGGCTTAAATATCTTATAAGCAATTATTCTGATACAGCCTCGTACGATGAGGCTCTATACATGTATGCCAACTGGCTCGCAGATAAAAAGGGACGAGAAGCTGAGGCTGTGAAATACTATAGAAAACTTATAGACGAACGTCCGAATTCAAAATATGTGGTTGACGTGGTAAGAGAGCTCACAAGCCTTCTTGCGAATATAACCACGCAAATGGAAGAGAAAGGGGAGAAGTAA
- the rimO gene encoding 30S ribosomal protein S12 methylthiotransferase RimO has protein sequence MRNNKVSFISLGCSKNQVDLEYLMGAIEKAGFQITNIPEESDAIIVNTCGFIEPAVAEAIDNILEMGERRKAGAKLIVTGCMSERYSDEMKTEFPEVDYFTGVGDLQKVVGYLLEDDSAVPDYGDARILANEHYFAYLKVSEGCDNRCSYCAIPGIRGGLVSRKMEDIVKEAESLVDGGVKELIVISQDNTKYGKDIYGKPSMPELLKKLEGIEGDFKIRIMYLNPDGVTQELIDVICGSKKILSYFDIPVQHYSDKMLKAMKRKSDSSIIDDVYDSIRKADPESFIRTTMIVGFPGETEGDFAELEKFLTRHKPDFAGFFPYYREKGTSAYELGASVGKRETNRRIRALQKIQKTNTNNRLKMLKKNDIICFVEGESDQSELILQGRALFQAPEIDGKAYFIDGVATDGYGPYRCRIKRIIYPDIYCEIIEKLG, from the coding sequence TTGAGAAATAATAAAGTTTCGTTTATAAGTCTGGGATGTTCAAAGAATCAGGTTGATCTTGAATACCTGATGGGCGCTATTGAGAAAGCAGGCTTTCAGATAACAAATATACCCGAAGAATCAGATGCGATCATAGTGAATACGTGCGGGTTCATAGAGCCAGCCGTAGCGGAAGCTATTGATAATATTCTGGAGATGGGAGAACGGCGTAAAGCCGGAGCGAAGCTTATTGTAACAGGCTGTATGAGCGAGAGATATTCTGATGAGATGAAGACTGAGTTTCCTGAGGTGGATTATTTTACCGGAGTCGGAGATCTTCAGAAAGTGGTGGGGTATCTGCTTGAAGATGACAGTGCTGTGCCTGACTACGGCGACGCAAGGATACTTGCAAACGAGCATTACTTCGCATATCTGAAAGTGTCCGAAGGGTGCGACAACAGATGCAGCTATTGTGCTATCCCGGGGATACGGGGCGGGCTTGTCAGCAGAAAGATGGAAGATATCGTTAAAGAGGCGGAGAGCCTTGTGGACGGCGGTGTAAAAGAGCTGATCGTCATCTCTCAGGATAATACTAAGTACGGAAAGGATATCTACGGAAAACCTTCTATGCCGGAGCTTCTTAAAAAGCTGGAAGGTATCGAAGGTGATTTTAAAATACGAATAATGTACCTGAACCCTGATGGGGTGACTCAGGAACTTATTGATGTAATATGCGGAAGCAAAAAGATACTCAGCTATTTTGATATTCCTGTTCAGCACTACAGCGATAAAATGCTTAAAGCGATGAAGAGGAAGTCAGACAGCAGTATTATAGACGATGTTTACGACAGCATAAGAAAGGCTGACCCTGAAAGCTTTATCAGAACCACTATGATAGTCGGCTTTCCGGGGGAGACTGAAGGGGACTTTGCTGAGCTTGAGAAGTTTCTGACAAGGCATAAGCCGGACTTCGCAGGTTTTTTCCCTTATTACAGAGAGAAGGGGACCTCTGCATATGAGCTTGGTGCGAGCGTCGGGAAACGTGAGACCAACAGGCGTATCAGAGCTCTACAGAAGATACAGAAAACAAATACCAACAACCGCTTGAAAATGCTCAAAAAAAACGACATAATCTGTTTCGTTGAAGGGGAGAGCGACCAGTCAGAGCTTATCCTTCAGGGGAGAGCGCTCTTTCAGGCTCCGGAGATAGACGGAAAAGCTTATTTCATTGACGGCGTTGCCACCGATGGCTATGGGCCTTATCGATGCAGAATTAAAAGAATAATATATCCCGATATATATTGCGAGATTATCGAAAAACTAGGGTGA
- the ribF gene encoding riboflavin biosynthesis protein RibF has translation MEIIRDLTQFQAEKNMVISIGNFDGVHLGHASIVRRIVELAKDRGFESGLVTFDPHPMRFFGADVDLLQTTEMKAEEFEKLGVDKLFLLSFNKEIASIDPSVFVREFLIKKMMASFIVVGYDYRFGRNRQGSYEFLQIMGEKLGFTALRVSKVVVDGVTASSTNIRKFLKEGKPETAAKLLGRNYVMRGEVVRGDGLATKIGFPTANINVQNELIPANGIYSSIVHIDGKQHIGALYIGDRPTVADAGNRRVEVNVFDFSENLYGKVIDVEVVNFIRKDSKFSNVDELIKNISEDCKNIRVLFEK, from the coding sequence ATGGAAATCATAAGAGACCTGACGCAATTTCAGGCAGAAAAAAATATGGTGATCAGCATCGGAAACTTTGACGGTGTGCATCTCGGACACGCTTCTATTGTGCGCCGTATAGTCGAGCTTGCGAAAGACCGGGGTTTTGAAAGCGGACTTGTAACCTTTGATCCCCACCCGATGAGGTTCTTTGGCGCAGATGTCGATCTGCTCCAGACAACAGAGATGAAGGCGGAAGAATTTGAAAAACTCGGCGTTGATAAACTCTTTTTGCTGAGTTTTAACAAAGAGATTGCCAGTATAGATCCTTCGGTGTTTGTAAGGGAATTCCTTATAAAAAAAATGATGGCGAGTTTTATCGTCGTCGGCTATGACTACCGCTTTGGTCGAAACAGACAGGGGTCATACGAGTTTTTGCAGATTATGGGTGAGAAGCTCGGGTTTACTGCTTTGCGCGTATCCAAAGTTGTTGTGGATGGCGTTACAGCTTCCAGCACGAACATCAGAAAATTTCTGAAGGAAGGTAAACCGGAAACAGCTGCAAAGCTCCTCGGGAGAAACTATGTTATGCGGGGGGAAGTCGTCAGAGGTGACGGGCTCGCCACTAAAATTGGTTTTCCGACAGCAAACATAAATGTTCAAAACGAACTTATTCCCGCCAATGGCATCTATTCAAGCATAGTGCATATTGACGGAAAACAGCATATCGGTGCTTTGTATATAGGCGACAGACCAACTGTAGCCGATGCAGGCAATAGACGTGTTGAGGTTAACGTCTTTGACTTTTCAGAAAACCTTTATGGCAAAGTTATTGATGTGGAAGTAGTTAATTTCATACGCAAAGACAGTAAGTTCAGTAATGTTGATGAATTAATCAAGAATATCAGTGAAGACTGTAAAAATATCAGGGTGCTCTTTGAGAAATAA
- a CDS encoding IS4 family transposase, with the protein MFENKSIQTEVQAALWKEFEIFRVIRALQLRTIAYRCGISKNQGVEPFSVLIALVFLTFLGKSVHHFVSHCRNSLFDLGGKDVFYRLSTRTSINWRRFMMDISLRVIKHFKSFSSWQQRVLVIDDTVIPKAGKKIEEVSWVFDHSKGKSVKGFSAVVLGWSDRSSFVPVDFALQRSSRKVFNQSTETEMDKRMLAWHRRQEAVKDKPTLVKEMLKRAKQKGLDAGAVLFDSWYCTPKLVSSIFHEIGYDVIAMLKTTPTLTVVLNGKVYSTKRLWECVVPALKKETVTIGKDRVFVSSTNAFFGETLVKLVFCQPSEKSKSKKPIILLSTDTSLTSAKIIETYGQRWAVEVLFKEAKSKLFFGKNQSRSFEANICFLTLSLVRFIILSYMERINGDFRHKGSLYEGLRYEVEELNILAFMEKFINQLLSIIDGAKETFAFFMDKLTGIQEMVRHSIQNLLFQRCET; encoded by the coding sequence ATGTTTGAGAATAAATCAATACAAACCGAAGTTCAAGCGGCATTATGGAAAGAATTTGAGATATTCCGAGTAATAAGGGCTCTGCAGCTGCGTACAATTGCCTATAGGTGCGGTATCTCAAAGAATCAGGGCGTTGAACCGTTTTCTGTTCTTATTGCCTTGGTTTTTCTGACGTTTCTCGGCAAAAGCGTTCACCATTTTGTTTCCCACTGCCGGAATAGCTTATTCGATTTAGGCGGTAAAGATGTTTTTTATCGTTTAAGTACACGTACAAGTATCAATTGGCGACGTTTTATGATGGATATATCGTTAAGGGTGATCAAGCATTTTAAATCATTCAGCAGCTGGCAACAGCGTGTTCTTGTCATTGATGACACAGTGATTCCGAAAGCCGGTAAGAAGATTGAAGAAGTCTCCTGGGTGTTTGACCATAGCAAAGGTAAAAGCGTGAAAGGCTTCAGTGCTGTTGTACTTGGCTGGAGTGATCGTTCGTCATTTGTTCCTGTAGATTTTGCTTTGCAGCGGAGCAGCAGAAAAGTATTCAACCAATCGACAGAGACTGAAATGGATAAGCGGATGCTGGCGTGGCATCGTAGACAGGAAGCAGTAAAAGACAAACCAACACTGGTAAAAGAAATGCTCAAACGGGCGAAACAGAAAGGGCTGGATGCAGGAGCGGTTCTGTTTGACAGCTGGTACTGTACGCCGAAGCTTGTTTCATCAATCTTTCATGAGATAGGCTATGACGTGATTGCCATGCTTAAAACTACACCGACATTAACTGTTGTATTAAATGGCAAGGTATACTCAACCAAACGCTTATGGGAATGCGTTGTTCCAGCTTTAAAGAAAGAAACAGTTACTATTGGTAAAGACAGGGTATTTGTATCATCCACTAATGCTTTTTTCGGTGAAACTCTTGTTAAGCTTGTCTTCTGTCAGCCATCAGAGAAAAGTAAATCGAAGAAGCCTATTATTCTGCTGTCAACGGATACCTCTTTGACATCGGCAAAAATAATTGAAACCTATGGGCAACGATGGGCGGTGGAAGTACTGTTTAAAGAAGCTAAGAGCAAGCTCTTCTTTGGGAAAAATCAATCCAGAAGCTTTGAGGCTAACATTTGCTTCCTGACACTGTCACTCGTTAGGTTTATCATTCTGAGCTATATGGAACGGATAAATGGTGATTTCCGTCACAAAGGCAGTCTGTATGAGGGTTTACGTTATGAAGTTGAAGAACTGAACATTCTGGCGTTTATGGAAAAATTCATAAACCAACTATTATCGATAATTGATGGTGCAAAAGAAACATTCGCATTTTTTATGGATAAATTAACTGGGATTCAAGAAATGGTAAGGCATTCTATCCAAAATTTACTATTTCAAAGATGCGAAACTTGA
- a CDS encoding ArsR/SmtB family transcription factor: MEEWFNTYSEKLKALGHPIRLKLVIGLMGKECNVTKICKGLEIPQATTSQHLAILKNKGIIVGKRTGTSICYSLCDDGVKEMIKELMHKTGAKSPCDES, encoded by the coding sequence ATGGAAGAATGGTTTAATACCTATTCAGAAAAACTGAAAGCACTCGGTCACCCGATCAGACTGAAACTTGTTATAGGGCTTATGGGAAAAGAGTGCAACGTAACAAAAATCTGCAAAGGGCTGGAAATACCTCAGGCAACAACCAGCCAGCACCTTGCGATACTCAAAAACAAAGGTATCATCGTAGGCAAAAGAACAGGAACCAGCATTTGCTACAGCCTTTGCGACGACGGTGTCAAAGAGATGATAAAAGAGCTTATGCATAAAACAGGAGCAAAATCACCTTGCGACGAATCCTGA
- a CDS encoding TolC family protein — translation MRRILIAIPLMLLTAYAGARPMNFDEAKRAALENSYIIKSYEEKEKAASYRHMEAVGNYLPKVTLTQTYSRTDEPANAAFSSMAQGRFDNNYFQNKLPDPDYVTNHQSKIQIMQPIFMRGQIVFGIRQAEEAYAASRFETERVKQRTLFNLHRAFYGLALAEKALDVVKHSYDRTKRYYNTAQDFYENGLIVQSDLLVSESYLLMNEQAVKDAEKQHAVAMSQLQRLLATDDPIEIIWTDPHLSFKEDIDSYIKTGLENRQDLSAMKRYSSVTKLESTKAKAAFLPSVSVFADYQRNDDEMFGDNGDGYTFGAQMELNLFNGFSDYNKTRETKSAHYAMLHEIADKRLAIKSEIKNSFYGVIAASKQIEASQKRVEAAQKALEITENRFNEGLSKVTELLDREVDLKQAELSLYMSEYQQIVEKAGLQLASGTLD, via the coding sequence TTGCGACGAATCCTGATAGCAATCCCCCTGATGCTGCTCACCGCCTATGCCGGAGCCAGACCAATGAACTTCGACGAAGCAAAAAGGGCAGCACTGGAAAACTCTTATATAATAAAGTCCTATGAGGAGAAAGAGAAAGCTGCCTCATACCGTCATATGGAAGCTGTGGGGAATTACCTGCCGAAGGTAACATTAACCCAGACATATTCCAGAACCGACGAGCCGGCAAATGCCGCTTTCAGCTCTATGGCGCAAGGACGTTTTGACAATAATTATTTCCAAAACAAACTCCCTGATCCTGACTATGTCACAAACCACCAGAGCAAAATACAGATAATGCAGCCGATATTCATGAGAGGGCAGATAGTGTTCGGTATCAGACAGGCAGAAGAGGCATATGCCGCAAGCCGTTTTGAAACCGAACGGGTAAAACAGAGAACACTGTTTAATCTGCACAGAGCATTTTATGGACTGGCGCTGGCGGAGAAAGCTCTGGATGTTGTAAAGCATTCATACGACCGCACTAAAAGATATTACAACACCGCGCAGGATTTCTATGAAAACGGGCTGATCGTCCAAAGTGACCTTCTGGTCTCTGAGAGCTATCTACTCATGAATGAGCAGGCTGTCAAAGATGCAGAAAAACAGCACGCCGTGGCAATGAGTCAGCTTCAGAGACTGCTTGCTACAGACGACCCCATAGAAATAATCTGGACAGACCCTCATCTCAGTTTCAAAGAAGACATAGACTCCTACATAAAGACCGGTCTGGAGAACAGGCAGGATCTTTCTGCAATGAAAAGATACTCCTCTGTCACAAAACTCGAAAGCACCAAGGCGAAAGCTGCATTCCTGCCGTCTGTTTCAGTATTTGCAGACTATCAGCGAAACGATGATGAGATGTTCGGCGACAACGGCGACGGCTACACTTTCGGTGCGCAGATGGAGCTGAACCTCTTCAACGGATTTTCAGACTATAATAAAACAAGAGAAACAAAAAGCGCTCATTACGCCATGCTGCACGAAATTGCAGATAAGAGACTGGCGATCAAATCTGAAATCAAAAACTCATTCTACGGAGTAATCGCCGCATCAAAGCAGATCGAAGCATCCCAAAAACGTGTGGAGGCTGCACAGAAAGCGCTGGAGATCACTGAGAACAGATTTAATGAAGGATTGAGCAAAGTTACAGAGCTTCTCGACCGCGAGGTAGACCTGAAACAGGCGGAACTCTCCCTATATATGTCTGAATATCAGCAGATAGTTGAAAAGGCAGGGCTTCAGCTTGCCTCAGGAACACTTGATTAG
- a CDS encoding efflux RND transporter periplasmic adaptor subunit has translation MLRFVLISLLAGTILTACGKEDKKPETVDTPRTVTVQTMTVSNSDTASSRSFTATVSSEKTAFIIPKVVGYVEQIPVNPGQKIQKGDLLVSIKSGELEDKYNFAKSAVRESENALKQSEIGLKMAEGQYKQAQSQFELAKKTYDRFSNLIKNNSVSRQEFDQVEANYDLARQALNISEENVSLAREKVEQVKLKEQQARSMLSEVQTYLSYTQIKAPFDGVVLEKNMDAGNLASPGNPIMKIGNSSTVVYTYISQSLINEIQPGTEAVISIESMNAEYESEVLEISPEIDVFTGNFKVKLMGCDKLYPGMFARVRFATGSEQVITIPDSALVKRGQLSIVFVDDNGKADMRVVKTGRELAGTVEIISGLEIGETIVTRNAKLLKSGDILEAE, from the coding sequence ATGCTTCGTTTTGTTTTAATTTCTCTTCTCGCCGGAACTATACTCACGGCATGCGGTAAAGAGGACAAAAAACCGGAAACTGTTGACACACCCAGAACAGTAACCGTACAGACTATGACAGTTTCAAATTCAGATACAGCGTCTTCACGCAGTTTCACAGCCACCGTATCAAGCGAAAAAACAGCATTTATCATCCCTAAGGTTGTCGGCTATGTAGAGCAGATACCTGTTAATCCCGGGCAAAAAATTCAAAAAGGCGACCTGCTTGTCTCTATTAAAAGCGGTGAACTGGAAGATAAATACAATTTTGCAAAATCAGCAGTCAGAGAATCAGAAAATGCTCTGAAACAATCAGAGATAGGCCTAAAAATGGCAGAAGGTCAATACAAACAGGCTCAGTCACAGTTTGAACTTGCTAAAAAGACTTACGACAGATTCAGCAATCTGATAAAGAACAACAGCGTCAGCAGACAGGAGTTTGACCAGGTGGAGGCGAATTACGACCTCGCACGTCAGGCTCTGAATATATCCGAAGAAAATGTCAGTCTCGCCCGTGAAAAAGTTGAGCAGGTCAAACTGAAAGAACAACAGGCAAGAAGCATGCTCAGTGAGGTTCAGACCTACCTTTCCTATACACAGATAAAAGCCCCTTTTGACGGTGTTGTACTGGAAAAGAATATGGATGCCGGCAACCTCGCGTCCCCCGGTAACCCCATCATGAAAATAGGAAATTCATCCACAGTGGTTTACACATATATCAGCCAGTCACTGATAAACGAGATCCAGCCCGGCACTGAAGCTGTGATCAGCATTGAATCTATGAATGCCGAATACGAAAGTGAAGTTCTCGAAATCAGTCCGGAGATAGACGTTTTCACAGGGAATTTCAAAGTGAAGCTCATGGGGTGCGATAAGCTTTACCCGGGTATGTTTGCAAGAGTGCGTTTCGCCACCGGTTCAGAACAGGTGATAACAATACCTGACTCCGCACTGGTTAAGCGGGGGCAGCTATCAATAGTTTTTGTAGACGATAACGGTAAGGCGGATATGCGGGTTGTCAAAACAGGTAGAGAGCTTGCGGGAACAGTCGAGATCATATCCGGTCTGGAAATAGGAGAAACCATCGTAACACGCAACGCCAAGCTCCTTAAGTCCGGCGACATATTAGAGGCTGAATAA
- a CDS encoding efflux RND transporter permease subunit produces MSTDKEKKNLAEKIASGFITSKITPLLVIATIFIGLVSIVMTPKEEEPQIVVPMVDIFVPYPGATAGDVEKSVSEPLEQIIWEIPGVEYVYSTSMNDMGMVVVRFKVGEDTVESITKLKDKIDFNMQRMPYGVQPPVIQTRAIDDVPQIAFTLWSKNYDAYQLRRIAAETEKRLKEVENVSKTSIIGGYKRILRIEPNIEKLKAYNLDLFRLMKAVASSNTSLNTGDITSGNKVYYISAGGFYSDAASVRSMVVGAHDGKAVYLKDVAEVYDGPEIPEHHLMMGFPKDESLERYQAVTISISKRKGSDSVVVSDAVMSKMSELKGYVIPKDVDVTVTRDYGETAYKKVMMLIEHLVGAIIAVILVMTLTMGWRAGVVVFVALPVTFALTFFVYFMFDYTLNRVTLFALIFVAGLVVDDAIIVVENMERHFKMGGKNLLQRAIKAVGEVGNPTILATITVIVAIFPMAFVRGLMGPYMKPMPIGASLAMIFSLFVALMITPWLSYKLLAGHAAKHAGDTVNEEEYIKQTKLYKIYNSVFGTLIDNWKKRLTLIIVLLVLFFGAFIFIPTKLVVMKMLPFDNKNEIQIVIDTPEGTPLEKTTLVATEVGKYLSTLDEVKDYQIYSGISSPYNFNGLVRHYFLRSGHNVADVQVNLVDKSQRKLKSHDLAKIIREPIQKIGDRFNANIKIAEVPPGPPVLSTLVAEVYGPDEKSRSEVAAMVMNIFRNTEGVVDIDTYEEDNMIQLDLQVDKQKAAVMGISSEMVSKTLYIALQGMKAGVLHTEEDREPVDIIIQLPEERRNMLETLSEINLVSMSGRSVSLGELVTIREKIKAKSIYHKNMKPVVYITADVAGKVESPVYLILEMKKKIENIKWQGIGVKQYWIDAPSNNDVPAVKWDGEWQITYEVFRDLGLAFAAVLVLMYFVLVGWFKSFITPLIMMVPIPLSLLGIIPGHFIFGKFFTATSMIGFIALAGIMVRNAVLLIDFIEHGLKNGKSLRDAVIESGAIRTRPVVLTTIAVVAGALFMLPDPIFAGLGVSLITGAVVSTILTLLIIPLLYYFHHEFWDDRLNKGDKA; encoded by the coding sequence ATGAGCACAGATAAAGAGAAGAAAAATCTTGCGGAGAAGATAGCCTCGGGCTTTATCACTTCAAAGATAACTCCTCTGCTTGTTATAGCGACAATATTCATAGGTCTGGTCTCCATTGTGATGACCCCAAAAGAGGAAGAACCCCAGATAGTTGTTCCTATGGTGGACATCTTTGTCCCCTACCCGGGCGCCACTGCGGGAGATGTCGAGAAATCCGTCTCCGAGCCTCTGGAACAGATCATATGGGAAATCCCGGGTGTCGAATACGTTTACAGTACAAGCATGAACGATATGGGTATGGTTGTTGTACGCTTCAAAGTCGGCGAAGACACTGTTGAATCCATAACAAAGCTTAAAGACAAAATAGACTTCAATATGCAGAGGATGCCATACGGAGTTCAGCCCCCTGTCATACAGACCCGCGCTATCGATGACGTGCCTCAGATAGCATTCACACTTTGGTCAAAAAACTATGACGCATACCAGCTGAGGCGTATCGCAGCGGAAACAGAAAAACGCTTAAAAGAAGTTGAAAACGTATCTAAGACAAGCATAATCGGAGGGTATAAACGCATTCTCCGCATTGAACCAAACATAGAAAAACTGAAAGCATACAACCTCGACCTTTTCCGGCTCATGAAAGCTGTCGCAAGCTCCAACACCTCACTGAACACTGGGGACATCACAAGCGGAAACAAGGTCTATTACATATCTGCCGGCGGATTTTACTCCGACGCCGCAAGTGTCAGGTCTATGGTGGTGGGCGCCCACGACGGCAAAGCTGTTTACCTGAAAGATGTCGCAGAAGTATATGACGGACCGGAAATCCCCGAACACCACCTTATGATGGGATTCCCTAAAGACGAATCACTAGAGAGATATCAGGCGGTTACAATATCAATATCCAAACGTAAAGGGAGTGATTCTGTTGTGGTGTCTGACGCTGTGATGTCTAAGATGAGCGAGCTTAAAGGTTATGTTATCCCAAAAGATGTAGATGTAACAGTCACCCGTGACTACGGAGAGACAGCATATAAGAAAGTTATGATGCTCATAGAGCACCTTGTCGGTGCCATAATAGCTGTTATACTCGTTATGACTCTCACAATGGGCTGGCGTGCCGGTGTCGTCGTTTTTGTGGCACTGCCTGTTACATTTGCTCTGACCTTCTTTGTCTATTTCATGTTTGACTACACTCTGAACCGTGTAACACTCTTTGCCCTGATATTCGTAGCGGGGCTTGTGGTGGACGATGCGATTATTGTTGTGGAAAACATGGAACGGCACTTCAAAATGGGCGGGAAAAATCTTTTGCAAAGGGCTATCAAAGCGGTGGGCGAAGTCGGAAACCCAACTATACTGGCGACAATAACAGTAATTGTTGCGATATTCCCTATGGCATTTGTCCGCGGACTGATGGGGCCTTACATGAAGCCTATGCCCATCGGTGCATCCCTCGCAATGATATTCTCACTCTTTGTGGCTCTTATGATAACACCTTGGCTCTCTTACAAGCTGCTCGCAGGACATGCGGCAAAGCATGCAGGTGATACAGTCAATGAAGAAGAATATATAAAACAGACAAAGCTTTATAAGATTTATAATTCTGTTTTCGGAACTCTTATAGATAACTGGAAAAAGCGGCTGACACTCATTATCGTACTTCTGGTGCTTTTTTTCGGAGCTTTTATCTTCATCCCTACCAAGCTTGTTGTGATGAAAATGCTCCCCTTCGACAATAAAAACGAAATACAGATAGTAATAGACACGCCTGAGGGAACTCCGCTTGAAAAAACAACGCTGGTGGCTACTGAAGTTGGTAAATACCTTAGCACCCTTGACGAAGTCAAAGACTACCAGATATATTCCGGCATTTCTTCCCCTTATAATTTTAACGGTCTTGTGCGTCACTATTTTCTCAGAAGCGGCCATAATGTCGCTGATGTTCAGGTGAATCTGGTTGATAAATCACAGCGCAAGCTGAAAAGCCACGACCTTGCAAAAATCATACGCGAACCTATTCAGAAAATAGGCGACAGATTCAATGCAAACATAAAGATAGCAGAAGTTCCCCCCGGTCCTCCTGTCCTTTCGACACTCGTGGCAGAAGTCTACGGACCGGATGAAAAAAGCCGGAGCGAAGTTGCAGCTATGGTTATGAACATATTCAGAAACACTGAAGGCGTTGTGGACATAGATACCTACGAAGAGGACAATATGATCCAGCTTGACCTGCAGGTTGACAAGCAGAAGGCCGCAGTAATGGGCATCTCGTCCGAAATGGTCTCTAAAACGCTCTATATCGCATTACAGGGGATGAAGGCAGGTGTTCTCCACACTGAAGAAGACAGAGAACCTGTCGACATAATAATCCAGCTGCCGGAAGAACGGCGTAACATGCTCGAGACACTCTCGGAAATCAACCTTGTGTCCATGAGCGGACGGTCAGTTTCACTTGGTGAGCTGGTAACTATCAGGGAAAAGATAAAAGCTAAGTCCATCTATCATAAAAACATGAAACCTGTTGTATATATCACTGCCGATGTCGCAGGCAAGGTTGAAAGCCCCGTTTATCTGATTCTGGAGATGAAAAAGAAGATAGAGAATATCAAATGGCAGGGTATCGGCGTCAAGCAATACTGGATAGACGCACCTTCAAACAATGATGTCCCCGCTGTGAAGTGGGACGGCGAATGGCAGATAACCTATGAGGTTTTCCGTGATCTTGGTCTTGCTTTCGCTGCTGTGCTGGTGCTTATGTATTTTGTGCTTGTAGGATGGTTCAAATCCTTCATAACACCACTCATAATGATGGTTCCTATACCATTGTCGCTGTTGGGGATTATCCCCGGGCACTTTATATTTGGCAAGTTTTTCACTGCCACCAGCATGATAGGCTTCATAGCACTTGCGGGTATTATGGTGCGAAACGCTGTTCTCCTCATAGATTTTATCGAACACGGACTCAAAAACGGTAAAAGCCTGCGTGACGCAGTCATTGAATCAGGTGCCATAAGGACTCGTCCTGTAGTGCTTACAACCATCGCTGTTGTGGCAGGCGCTCTCTTTATGCTTCCCGACCCTATCTTTGCAGGTCTGGGAGTTTCTCTCATCACCGGTGCGGTGGTGTCAACAATACTGACTCTGCTTATAATCCCGCTCTTATATTATTTTCATCATGAGTTCTGGGACGACAGGCTGAACAAAGGAGATAAAGCATGA
- a CDS encoding YgaP family membrane protein yields MTIKDILRLVPGIFILFSVLMGMYVNQWWFALTIFVGLNLIQSAFTKWCLLESILRKLGVPE; encoded by the coding sequence ATGACAATTAAAGACATTTTAAGACTGGTACCGGGGATTTTCATCCTCTTTAGTGTCCTTATGGGAATGTATGTAAACCAGTGGTGGTTTGCTCTGACAATATTTGTCGGACTGAACCTCATCCAGTCAGCTTTCACCAAATGGTGTCTGCTGGAAAGCATACTCCGTAAACTGGGTGTACCTGAATAG